One segment of Sulfobacillus thermosulfidooxidans DSM 9293 DNA contains the following:
- a CDS encoding nuclear transport factor 2 family protein: protein MSVQDYRVLVERYYHSVDQNDLPTLFSLFDDQIIYKRPGYPVLAGKEQFMEFYKGTRIIESGAHTLTHILVDGDHVCVQGSFQGVLKDGRVIETEFADIFVIHDGKIVERHTYFDGIQV, encoded by the coding sequence ATGTCAGTCCAAGACTATCGTGTGTTGGTTGAGCGTTATTATCACAGTGTCGACCAAAACGATCTCCCGACATTATTTTCTCTCTTTGACGACCAGATTATTTATAAACGACCGGGATATCCCGTGCTGGCAGGCAAAGAGCAATTTATGGAGTTCTATAAAGGAACCCGCATCATCGAATCGGGGGCCCATACATTAACGCATATTTTGGTGGATGGGGATCATGTGTGTGTTCAAGGATCGTTTCAAGGAGTGTTAAAAGACGGGCGGGTGATTGAGACAGAATTTGCGGATATTTTCGTGATTCACGACGGAAAAATTGTCGAGCGGCATACATATTTCGATGGCATTCAGGTATGA
- a CDS encoding SHOCT domain-containing protein gives MPLVPQPPSEIPTAIFNIFMLMLLWRFTVRLLRGPKRRRRHWMTQRVSHSPFIESATRPQTPLEIAQDRYARGEIDDKEFEQIVEHLLKSRSSSQDW, from the coding sequence ATGCCATTGGTCCCACAACCGCCATCGGAAATTCCCACGGCGATTTTTAATATCTTTATGCTCATGCTCTTGTGGCGCTTTACCGTTCGTCTCTTACGCGGACCCAAGCGGCGCCGGCGACACTGGATGACCCAACGCGTCTCTCACAGTCCCTTTATCGAAAGTGCCACGCGTCCACAAACCCCGTTAGAAATTGCTCAGGATCGTTATGCCCGGGGTGAAATTGACGATAAAGAATTCGAGCAAATTGTCGAACATCTTTTAAAGTCACGGTCTTCATCTCAAGATTGGTAA
- a CDS encoding L,D-transpeptidase gives MLWHNYFKPVLFVAVICVWALTWGFMEYGFGIPVQALSHQSIRFLPHPKRVGILYPLLIKTHGAISVSSLYHDITLEPRENFVITPQGPHEFALHPTRFWPDSTTIDCVIHDQQGTEQTVLHTDDGKVLRVDLTTQTMEAYEDETLVRVMPVSTGTSPRWTTPTGTFYIFRRVLDDHMQGGEPGTKDYWDVHHVPYAQYIYRGIAIHGAWWNNHFGIPRSHGCIQLSTRIHNPHPQHIIDNAKWVWDFADLGTPVIIFGQTPQNSSTPLSYPEE, from the coding sequence GTGCTGTGGCACAATTATTTCAAACCGGTTCTCTTTGTTGCCGTCATATGTGTGTGGGCATTAACCTGGGGCTTCATGGAGTACGGTTTTGGCATTCCCGTCCAAGCTTTAAGCCACCAATCCATCAGATTTTTGCCCCATCCAAAACGCGTCGGCATTCTCTATCCCTTGTTGATCAAAACCCACGGGGCCATTAGCGTCTCGTCCTTATATCATGATATCACGCTTGAACCCCGGGAAAACTTTGTGATTACCCCGCAAGGTCCCCATGAATTTGCCTTGCATCCCACGCGCTTTTGGCCAGATTCCACCACAATTGACTGTGTGATCCATGATCAGCAAGGCACCGAGCAAACGGTGCTGCACACAGATGATGGAAAAGTCCTCCGAGTCGACTTAACCACACAAACGATGGAGGCATATGAAGATGAAACCTTAGTGCGTGTTATGCCCGTATCTACGGGCACGAGCCCCCGCTGGACAACCCCTACCGGCACGTTCTACATTTTTCGCCGGGTCCTTGATGATCATATGCAAGGAGGAGAGCCAGGCACCAAAGATTACTGGGATGTCCATCATGTTCCTTATGCCCAGTATATTTACCGGGGCATCGCCATTCACGGCGCATGGTGGAATAATCACTTTGGCATTCCCCGCAGTCATGGTTGCATCCAACTCTCCACCCGCATCCATAATCCTCATCCTCAACACATCATTGACAATGCCAAATGGGTCTGGGATTTTGCTGATCTAGGCACTCCCGTCATTATTTTTGGCCAGACGCCTCAGAACTCATCGACACCACTGTCTTACCCGGAGGAATAA
- a CDS encoding APC family permease, producing MINKGLKKELSLLDLTMASLGAIIGSGWLLASQAAAQGAGPSAIFSWVIGGVVVMLIGLVYAELGGLIPESGGIARYPHYSHGHLTSFIMGWAAFLAYASVPAVEAEGVVTYAQSYIPAFKAANGNISALGLLVAAALMALFFIINYYGVKSFAKVNTPVTLIKFIMPSATVLLFLFIGMHWSNLTVHGFAPYHSSGMMKMVSTAGIVFSFLGFRQAVDLAGEAKHPQRDVPRAVVYSLIIGILLYVLLQLVFIGGVPSSQLAKGWSALSYSAPFAQLAVTLGMGWFATLLYADAILSPAGTGNIYLASTSRVLYALANNRYFPKALSKVDPKTGVPSVALITAFIMGLIFLAPFPAWQKLVGFVSSATVLTSIIGPISAAVFRRVAPNAKRPVKLGGMNIIAPLAFIGGSFIIYWTGWAVNLPLLIAMLVGLILYAIATLVAPNQIQRPTAQSLKAGIWLIVYLLFMLAMSYYGSSVFGAPANHGKGAIHYPLDLVVIAIGSLLFYYWGVASGYKTKDVEEVLEALDETREAGAL from the coding sequence TTGATTAACAAGGGGCTCAAAAAGGAATTATCACTTCTAGACTTAACAATGGCCTCGCTTGGAGCCATTATCGGATCCGGTTGGTTATTGGCCAGCCAGGCAGCTGCTCAAGGCGCCGGTCCCTCTGCTATTTTTAGCTGGGTTATCGGTGGAGTGGTTGTCATGCTCATCGGTCTGGTTTATGCCGAATTAGGGGGACTCATTCCCGAATCAGGCGGTATCGCGCGTTATCCCCATTACTCCCATGGACACTTGACCAGTTTTATCATGGGATGGGCAGCATTTTTAGCGTACGCGTCCGTGCCGGCTGTTGAAGCGGAAGGTGTCGTGACCTATGCGCAAAGCTATATTCCGGCTTTTAAGGCGGCCAATGGCAATATCTCAGCGCTGGGTTTGCTGGTTGCAGCAGCGTTAATGGCTCTGTTCTTTATTATCAACTATTACGGGGTCAAAAGCTTTGCTAAAGTGAACACGCCGGTGACTTTAATCAAGTTCATCATGCCATCCGCAACGGTTCTGCTCTTTTTATTCATTGGGATGCACTGGAGCAACCTAACCGTCCATGGATTTGCGCCATACCACTCGTCCGGTATGATGAAAATGGTTTCGACGGCAGGTATTGTGTTTTCGTTCTTAGGATTTCGGCAAGCGGTGGATTTGGCGGGTGAAGCGAAACACCCTCAGCGGGATGTTCCCCGTGCAGTGGTGTATTCTTTGATTATTGGTATACTTTTGTATGTCCTTCTCCAACTCGTCTTCATTGGCGGCGTGCCCAGTTCCCAACTTGCTAAAGGATGGTCTGCGCTTAGTTACTCGGCACCATTTGCGCAATTGGCCGTTACACTTGGCATGGGATGGTTCGCCACCTTGCTTTATGCGGATGCGATTTTGTCTCCCGCTGGAACAGGAAACATTTATCTGGCATCGACCTCACGAGTTCTTTACGCTTTGGCGAATAACCGGTATTTCCCCAAAGCCTTGTCCAAGGTTGACCCGAAAACCGGTGTTCCATCGGTGGCGTTAATCACGGCCTTTATCATGGGATTGATTTTCTTAGCACCGTTCCCGGCTTGGCAGAAACTGGTCGGATTTGTGTCGTCCGCGACTGTTCTTACCTCTATCATTGGACCGATTTCAGCGGCTGTTTTCCGCCGGGTGGCCCCGAACGCTAAGCGCCCCGTTAAATTAGGGGGAATGAACATTATCGCTCCGCTAGCCTTTATTGGAGGATCTTTCATTATTTACTGGACCGGATGGGCAGTGAATCTCCCGCTCTTAATCGCCATGTTGGTTGGCTTGATTCTGTATGCGATTGCGACTCTGGTAGCCCCAAACCAGATTCAAAGGCCGACAGCCCAATCACTTAAGGCAGGGATTTGGCTAATTGTGTACTTGCTCTTCATGCTAGCCATGTCGTACTACGGCTCATCGGTGTTTGGAGCTCCAGCCAACCATGGTAAGGGTGCGATTCACTATCCGTTGGACCTTGTAGTCATTGCTATTGGTTCTCTGTTGTTCTACTACTGGGGTGTGGCGAGCGGTTACAAGACCAAGGATGTTGAAGAAGTTCTTGAGGCCTTGGATGAAACCCGCGAGGCAGGAGCCCTGTAA
- a CDS encoding arsinothricin resistance N-acetyltransferase ArsN1 family A, protein MIRTILENHKEIGIRLAEEYDLPKIQRIYNQGIADRIATLDAEEKDEAMMRTWWAGHSTRYGVLVAESDQDIVGWASLNPYSSRKAYQGVAELSIYIDRQWRGQGVGRKLLGALEDYARNQGFYKIVLFTFPHNVVGRRLYQRMGYREVGTFYRQGVLDGQYVDILAMEKFIAD, encoded by the coding sequence GTGATCAGGACGATTCTGGAAAATCATAAGGAAATTGGGATACGCCTAGCTGAGGAATATGATTTACCAAAAATTCAAAGGATTTATAATCAGGGAATTGCCGACCGTATCGCGACATTAGACGCGGAGGAAAAAGACGAAGCCATGATGAGAACGTGGTGGGCTGGGCATTCAACGCGCTATGGCGTGTTAGTGGCCGAATCCGATCAGGACATCGTTGGCTGGGCCTCATTGAACCCCTATTCGTCCCGCAAGGCTTATCAAGGGGTTGCAGAGCTTTCGATTTATATCGATCGGCAATGGCGAGGACAAGGGGTAGGCCGAAAACTGCTGGGAGCCCTTGAGGATTATGCTCGGAACCAGGGATTTTACAAAATTGTGTTATTTACCTTTCCCCACAATGTGGTGGGACGTCGTCTTTATCAGAGAATGGGATACCGGGAAGTGGGGACCTTTTATCGTCAAGGGGTCTTGGATGGTCAGTACGTCGATATTTTGGCTATGGAAAAATTTATTGCGGATTGA
- a CDS encoding MoaD/ThiS family protein: protein MPSEITVLFFSFAADRMNTREKTYELPKELSVKEFFQQYLYPSLKEPLESWLFSVNEEWVDPHYALKPGDELAVVPPVSGG from the coding sequence GTGCCCTCCGAGATTACGGTGTTATTCTTTTCATTTGCGGCCGATCGTATGAATACCCGGGAGAAAACGTATGAATTGCCTAAAGAGCTCTCGGTCAAAGAGTTCTTTCAGCAATATTTATATCCGTCATTAAAAGAACCCCTGGAATCCTGGCTATTCAGTGTGAATGAAGAGTGGGTTGACCCGCATTATGCACTAAAGCCAGGAGATGAATTAGCTGTTGTGCCGCCCGTTTCTGGCGGTTAA
- the pncA gene encoding bifunctional nicotinamidase/pyrazinamidase translates to MEDLSQSALIVVDFQNDFCPGGALAVPEGDLIYPVVQDLIDRFEEAGRPIIFTRDFHPQNHISFVSQGGPWPAHCVQNSLGFEFYPRLRIPQNAVHFYKGYLDNVDAYSGFEGRLVEAGRITETTLESWLKAHNVKTVFIVGLATDYCVRATTLDALHAEFQTIVVSNGIKGVNVQPDDSDKAIHDMQGEGAVFLEWPVKNG, encoded by the coding sequence ATGGAGGATTTATCCCAATCCGCTTTGATTGTCGTAGATTTTCAAAATGACTTTTGCCCAGGAGGTGCCTTAGCAGTACCAGAGGGCGATCTCATTTATCCAGTCGTCCAAGACCTCATTGATCGCTTTGAAGAGGCCGGGCGCCCTATTATCTTCACGCGCGATTTCCACCCTCAAAACCACATTTCTTTTGTGTCTCAAGGAGGGCCTTGGCCAGCGCACTGTGTTCAAAATAGCCTCGGATTTGAATTCTATCCTCGCCTGCGCATTCCACAAAACGCCGTCCATTTTTATAAAGGATATCTAGATAATGTTGATGCCTACAGTGGGTTTGAGGGACGGCTAGTGGAAGCAGGACGGATTACAGAGACAACATTGGAATCGTGGCTCAAAGCGCACAATGTAAAAACCGTCTTTATCGTCGGATTAGCGACAGATTATTGTGTTCGAGCCACGACGCTTGATGCACTGCACGCAGAGTTTCAAACAATCGTCGTCAGCAATGGAATCAAAGGGGTTAATGTCCAGCCAGACGACAGTGATAAGGCGATCCACGACATGCAGGGAGAAGGCGCTGTGTTCTTGGAATGGCCGGTTAAAAATGGCTGA
- a CDS encoding sensor histidine kinase: MNTIKSRCLAILSVPSVAIILLARSGTWAWWQWLVALIGIGVPWSLFFMKSRAKPSVLLQDASAATLDAAETTFQIGHAALPHLRQGLNRETAQHIANIIQRTVGVEAVAITDTHIVLGWAGKKCPQHDPGTSLSTTTKEVMRDKVQRILKTEELQGAYDECQLGVVVITPLISHNQAVGSVKLYVAEQSMLPNRVGRLAEGIAQLLSILLEVAEVDRQRSLAAAARLEALQAQIRPHFLFNVLNTIISFSRTDPDKARDLLIQLASFFRRSLSHKGSTVLLKDEIDYVQTYLNLEKARYGDKLRYRLRIQPESLQRSVPVLIIQPLVENAVIHGIAEKEGSGMVSVSIRNHGSDTIIYISDNGRGIAKSKQREIFQMGQGQGMGLGLSNVSERLVGLYGSKYRLRLRSSENKGTTVRLVIPATGPRQDAAQSQVVYTAFSQS, from the coding sequence GTGAACACCATAAAATCGCGTTGTTTAGCCATCTTATCTGTGCCATCTGTTGCCATTATTCTATTGGCCCGCTCAGGCACATGGGCATGGTGGCAATGGCTTGTGGCACTGATTGGCATTGGTGTACCTTGGAGCTTATTTTTCATGAAATCACGAGCCAAACCCTCTGTTCTCTTGCAAGATGCCTCAGCGGCTACCCTTGATGCGGCGGAAACCACATTTCAAATCGGCCATGCCGCGCTTCCCCATTTGCGGCAAGGTTTAAATCGGGAAACAGCTCAGCACATTGCGAATATTATCCAACGCACAGTTGGAGTGGAAGCTGTGGCTATTACGGACACCCATATTGTGCTAGGATGGGCCGGAAAGAAATGCCCGCAGCATGATCCCGGAACCTCTTTATCCACGACTACAAAAGAGGTCATGCGGGATAAAGTGCAACGCATACTGAAAACCGAAGAACTACAAGGAGCCTATGATGAATGCCAACTTGGCGTTGTTGTCATTACCCCGTTAATTTCCCATAATCAGGCTGTCGGTTCTGTGAAATTGTATGTTGCAGAACAAAGTATGTTGCCCAATCGAGTCGGACGTCTTGCCGAGGGAATCGCCCAGTTGCTCTCCATTTTATTGGAAGTGGCGGAAGTGGACCGGCAGCGCTCATTGGCCGCTGCAGCCCGATTAGAAGCGCTTCAGGCTCAAATTCGCCCCCATTTTCTGTTTAATGTGCTCAACACTATCATTTCCTTTTCGCGGACGGATCCCGACAAAGCCCGCGATCTGCTCATTCAACTGGCCTCATTCTTTCGCCGGTCACTATCGCATAAAGGATCCACCGTCTTATTGAAAGATGAAATTGATTATGTGCAAACTTATCTCAACTTGGAAAAGGCTCGGTATGGGGACAAATTGCGATATCGTCTACGCATACAGCCTGAGTCATTGCAACGTTCGGTTCCCGTACTCATTATCCAACCCTTAGTGGAAAATGCTGTCATTCACGGCATTGCCGAGAAAGAAGGGTCAGGGATGGTGAGTGTTAGCATTCGCAATCATGGCAGCGATACCATTATTTATATCTCGGATAATGGGCGGGGCATCGCTAAGTCTAAGCAACGCGAAATCTTCCAGATGGGACAGGGACAAGGCATGGGACTTGGCTTATCCAATGTCTCAGAAAGATTGGTGGGGCTTTATGGCAGCAAGTATCGTTTGCGATTACGGTCGTCGGAAAACAAGGGCACGACCGTCCGTCTCGTAATTCCGGCCACAGGTCCCAGACAAGACGCCGCACAATCCCAAGTGGTCTATACGGCCTTTAGTCAATCTTAA
- a CDS encoding NUDIX hydrolase has protein sequence MTHTPKHIVAAAAYVTNDQGQVLLVKTYHRQDTWELPGGQVEEGETLEEAVIREVEEESGIVMAITGVSGVYQNTQSGVMVIMFVGKMMSGQLRTSEETQAVQFVDPSPEVFEKLITRPHFLSRTLDAFSGHLVPFRAAWPCTAAERPSQ, from the coding sequence TTGACGCACACACCAAAACACATCGTTGCCGCGGCTGCTTACGTCACCAATGATCAAGGTCAGGTACTCTTGGTGAAAACCTATCACCGCCAAGACACGTGGGAATTGCCTGGGGGACAAGTGGAGGAAGGGGAAACCCTAGAAGAAGCTGTCATTCGCGAAGTGGAAGAAGAAAGTGGAATTGTCATGGCGATTACGGGCGTTAGTGGCGTGTACCAGAACACCCAGAGTGGGGTGATGGTCATCATGTTCGTGGGGAAGATGATGAGCGGGCAGCTTCGCACCTCCGAAGAGACCCAAGCTGTACAATTTGTTGACCCTTCCCCGGAAGTGTTTGAAAAATTGATTACACGGCCTCATTTCTTGTCTCGGACCTTGGATGCGTTTTCCGGACATCTTGTTCCTTTTCGGGCGGCGTGGCCGTGTACGGCGGCGGAGCGCCCCTCTCAATGA
- a CDS encoding molybdenum cofactor biosynthesis protein MoaE, whose translation MDYYLITEDPINLAEALSMIDDPSTGAQAIFLGTVRNEFEGRPSLGLYYDVYPPMAQSQIRKIGEALKEEFDIRHVVIIHRIGELPVGAASVLVAVSAPHREQAFAAAKAGIDRVKQQVPIWKKEHWADGSSQWHDEPEGTQEPR comes from the coding sequence GTGGACTACTATCTCATCACAGAAGATCCCATCAATCTGGCTGAAGCATTATCCATGATTGATGACCCATCTACAGGGGCCCAAGCGATATTTCTCGGCACGGTCCGCAATGAGTTTGAAGGACGGCCTTCGCTTGGCCTATATTATGATGTTTATCCACCAATGGCTCAGTCCCAGATTCGAAAGATTGGAGAAGCCCTTAAAGAGGAATTTGACATTCGTCACGTGGTCATTATCCACCGCATCGGGGAATTACCGGTGGGGGCGGCGAGTGTTTTAGTCGCTGTTTCCGCGCCCCACCGCGAACAAGCTTTTGCGGCAGCCAAGGCGGGTATTGACCGGGTGAAACAGCAGGTGCCAATTTGGAAAAAGGAACACTGGGCAGATGGGTCCAGCCAGTGGCATGACGAGCCCGAAGGAACCCAAGAACCTAGGTAA
- a CDS encoding histidine phosphatase family protein, protein MSTKLFVIRHGSVEKDPALAPELWPLSDLGRAKTEELARQEDWTGVVKLYQSPERKAQETGTIISRITDIPLQPLDDLRDVCPLVSLSSGPRVVGEDSPFYLGENRKAATDRIVQCIHDLAHRHHGQSIAIISHARILALLYSHILGRKITLLEWLSVPLPGLSVIDVDQWRVERGFLSREITEFSK, encoded by the coding sequence GTGAGCACAAAGCTGTTTGTGATTCGCCACGGGAGTGTCGAAAAAGATCCCGCGCTCGCTCCGGAATTGTGGCCATTATCCGATCTCGGCAGGGCCAAGACGGAAGAGCTGGCGCGTCAAGAGGACTGGACGGGTGTGGTGAAGTTATATCAGAGTCCAGAACGCAAAGCGCAGGAAACGGGGACGATTATTTCTCGCATCACGGATATTCCATTGCAGCCACTAGACGACTTACGCGATGTCTGCCCTTTGGTTTCCTTGTCCTCGGGACCACGAGTGGTGGGAGAGGACAGTCCCTTTTACCTGGGCGAAAATCGAAAAGCTGCAACAGATCGCATTGTCCAGTGCATTCATGATCTGGCTCATCGGCACCACGGCCAAAGCATTGCCATTATTTCACATGCGCGGATTTTGGCTCTTCTATATAGTCATATTCTGGGTCGAAAAATTACCCTTTTAGAATGGTTAAGCGTTCCCCTGCCTGGACTATCTGTGATCGATGTTGACCAGTGGCGGGTAGAACGCGGTTTCTTATCGCGAGAAATCACTGAGTTCTCAAAATAG
- a CDS encoding cysteine hydrolase, whose amino-acid sequence MAEKPAILAIDFQEAIARPSSPKDPRHKVLAASQAVIRQARLASVPVIFTQTLRRSDHKGAITAKTDRDKRQPPSSTPKDLGEILPELGPLPQDIVIPKYQWSPFYATPLEMFLSRLHITTILLMGIATNLAVESTARDAYDRNYHCIAIADAMMGTTPEEHRFSLTYVFPRISQVMTSTAAIAWLVAKH is encoded by the coding sequence ATGGCTGAAAAACCAGCCATTTTGGCCATAGATTTTCAAGAGGCCATCGCCCGGCCTTCATCGCCAAAGGATCCCCGTCACAAGGTATTGGCTGCTAGTCAAGCTGTGATTCGGCAAGCGCGCCTGGCGTCTGTTCCCGTTATTTTTACCCAAACCCTCAGGCGATCCGATCACAAAGGAGCCATCACCGCAAAAACTGACCGGGACAAGCGCCAGCCTCCATCATCGACACCCAAAGATTTGGGCGAGATTCTCCCCGAATTGGGTCCATTGCCGCAAGATATCGTCATTCCCAAATACCAGTGGAGCCCGTTTTATGCAACCCCTTTGGAAATGTTTTTAAGCCGCTTACACATTACCACAATTTTATTAATGGGGATTGCAACCAACCTGGCAGTAGAAAGTACGGCCCGCGATGCTTATGATAGAAATTATCACTGTATTGCTATTGCTGATGCCATGATGGGAACGACGCCAGAAGAACATCGGTTTAGTTTAACCTATGTTTTTCCCCGCATTAGCCAGGTCATGACATCGACCGCGGCTATTGCCTGGCTTGTCGCGAAGCATTAA
- a CDS encoding LytR/AlgR family response regulator transcription factor codes for MLKALIVEDEYPARQELRYLLEPYHEVIEIIGEAQTAREAISLINALDYDVVFLDIQMPGMSGMEIARLLKEQHPHLKIVFVSAHEHYAVDAFAIQVVDYLLKPVSNERIAETIRRLTQNDASEPPKPVVEPLTWVPCESGGHTIPVNVHDIIFIMAEHEIIYIYTYHERYPTRFTLQELQERLPQETFLRTHRSFIANMHQVKEIMPYFNGTYLLKMKDKHGSEVVVSRSNVKKVKELFNIT; via the coding sequence ATGCTCAAAGCGCTAATCGTTGAAGACGAATATCCTGCCCGCCAAGAGCTTCGTTATTTGTTAGAACCCTATCATGAAGTCATCGAAATCATTGGGGAAGCCCAAACTGCTCGGGAAGCCATATCTCTCATCAACGCATTGGATTATGATGTCGTGTTTTTGGATATCCAGATGCCTGGAATGTCCGGTATGGAAATTGCCCGTTTGTTAAAAGAACAACACCCTCACTTGAAAATTGTGTTTGTGTCTGCCCACGAACACTATGCCGTCGATGCGTTTGCCATTCAAGTCGTAGACTATTTATTAAAACCGGTTTCCAATGAACGCATTGCCGAAACCATCAGGCGTCTGACCCAAAATGATGCATCAGAGCCTCCAAAACCCGTCGTCGAGCCCTTGACGTGGGTTCCTTGTGAATCCGGAGGGCATACGATTCCGGTTAATGTTCATGACATTATCTTTATTATGGCGGAGCATGAAATTATCTATATTTATACGTATCACGAAAGATATCCGACCCGTTTTACCTTACAAGAACTGCAAGAACGTTTACCTCAGGAAACCTTCTTACGGACTCACCGCAGTTTTATTGCCAATATGCATCAAGTCAAAGAAATCATGCCGTATTTTAACGGCACCTATCTTCTGAAAATGAAAGATAAGCACGGGAGCGAAGTGGTCGTTAGTCGATCCAACGTCAAAAAGGTTAAAGAATTATTTAACATTACCTAG
- a CDS encoding prolipoprotein diacylglyceryl transferase yields the protein MYIAKLHPFAFKIGPIGVHWYGIFMVLAILGGSYYLIERGKQLGEDPDYLSNVTLWTVLWGVIGARLVFVLANEPQWIWTDPVQILRIWDGGLAYDGAVGLGVFALWYQLRKKPLVFNYLVDWTVPGIGLGIFMVRIGNIFNHEVLGRMTELGFGRWPEQLWGSFIGVFLILRYFWLERYRTPPPGYQFWSAMFYYAILRGFIGETTRDNPLYLIHYINPYWGIGFTTLMQLFTPPILIFTGLMMRRTWRKSATRLIPPGKTVVSMSSEASGQK from the coding sequence ATGTATATTGCAAAACTGCATCCGTTTGCCTTTAAAATCGGTCCCATTGGCGTGCATTGGTATGGAATCTTCATGGTGCTGGCAATATTGGGAGGATCTTATTATCTGATCGAACGGGGAAAACAATTAGGAGAAGATCCCGATTATCTCTCTAATGTCACATTATGGACGGTTCTCTGGGGAGTCATTGGGGCCAGGCTCGTATTTGTCTTGGCCAATGAACCGCAGTGGATTTGGACGGATCCGGTGCAGATTTTGCGGATCTGGGACGGCGGACTTGCCTATGACGGAGCTGTGGGTTTAGGGGTTTTTGCTTTATGGTACCAGTTGCGTAAAAAACCTTTGGTCTTTAATTATCTTGTAGACTGGACGGTTCCGGGCATTGGTCTTGGTATCTTTATGGTTCGTATCGGTAATATTTTTAACCACGAAGTGCTAGGACGGATGACCGAATTAGGGTTTGGACGTTGGCCAGAACAGCTCTGGGGGTCTTTTATCGGGGTATTTTTAATTCTCCGCTATTTTTGGCTGGAGCGCTACCGGACTCCACCGCCAGGTTACCAGTTCTGGTCGGCGATGTTCTATTATGCGATCTTGCGCGGGTTTATCGGCGAAACAACACGGGACAATCCCTTGTATCTCATCCATTACATTAACCCCTATTGGGGCATTGGATTCACCACCTTGATGCAGCTTTTTACGCCTCCCATTTTGATTTTCACCGGTCTCATGATGCGGCGAACATGGCGTAAATCGGCAACCCGGCTTATTCCTCCGGGTAAGACAGTGGTGTCGATGAGTTCTGAGGCGTCTGGCCAAAAATAA